In one window of Dromaius novaehollandiae isolate bDroNov1 chromosome W, bDroNov1.hap1, whole genome shotgun sequence DNA:
- the LOC112994454 gene encoding immediate early response 3-interacting protein 1, with the protein MAFTLYSLLQAALLFVNAIAVLHEERFLRHVGWGSDQGIGGFGEEPGIKAQLMNLVRSVRTVMRVPLIAVNTVTIVLLLLFG; encoded by the exons ATGGCGTTCACGCTGTACTCGCTGCTGCAGGCCGCGCTGCTCTTCGTCAACGCCATCGCCGTGCTGCACGAGGAGCGCTTCCTCCGCCACG TGGGCTGGGGGAGCGATCAGGGCATCGGAGGATTCGGAGAAGAGCCGGGGATTAAAGCGCAGCTGATGAACCTCGTCCGGTCCGTACGCACCGTTATGAGAG TGCCATTAATAGCGGTGAACACCGTTACGATTGTGCTGCTCCTGTTGTTTGGCTGA